One Paraburkholderia caffeinilytica DNA segment encodes these proteins:
- a CDS encoding ABC transporter substrate-binding protein — MHISLKSLAVAAAFAANSAWSAFPAGYPGDYQATVDGARKEGKLIVYSVTDTALVRPLIKDFESLYGIKVEYNDMNSTELYNRYISENAASSTSADVLWSSAMDLQVKLVNDGLMASYESPEAKQLPQWAQYQKQAYGTTYEPLAIVYNKRLLAAGDVPQTRADLIKLLQARPDQFKGKVTTYDIEKSGVGFNYLTQDARVNPQITWDLVKAMGATGPKLQSSTGAMMERISSGENLIGYNILGSYALTKAKKDPSIGYVYPKDYTLVVSRLVTISKKAQSPNAAKLWVDYLLSQRGQTLLANQASLFSIRSDVDGETSMAGLSKQLGDSLKPIPIGAGLLVYLDQSKRLEFLKQWQQSIKR, encoded by the coding sequence GTGCACATCTCTTTGAAGTCTCTCGCCGTAGCCGCTGCATTCGCCGCAAACTCAGCATGGTCGGCCTTTCCGGCCGGTTATCCCGGCGACTACCAGGCCACCGTGGACGGCGCAAGAAAGGAAGGCAAGCTGATCGTGTATTCGGTCACGGACACCGCTCTCGTGCGCCCGCTCATCAAGGATTTTGAAAGCCTGTACGGCATCAAGGTCGAATACAACGACATGAACAGCACCGAGCTGTACAACCGCTACATCAGCGAAAACGCGGCCAGCAGCACCAGCGCCGACGTGCTGTGGAGCTCGGCGATGGACTTGCAGGTCAAGCTCGTCAACGACGGTCTGATGGCCAGTTACGAATCGCCGGAAGCGAAGCAGTTGCCGCAATGGGCGCAATACCAGAAGCAGGCGTACGGCACCACGTACGAACCCCTTGCCATCGTCTACAACAAGCGTCTCCTCGCCGCCGGCGACGTGCCGCAAACCCGCGCCGATCTGATCAAGCTGCTGCAAGCCCGGCCGGATCAGTTCAAAGGCAAGGTCACCACCTACGACATCGAAAAGTCCGGCGTCGGCTTCAACTATCTGACGCAAGACGCGCGCGTCAATCCGCAAATCACGTGGGATCTCGTGAAGGCAATGGGCGCCACCGGCCCGAAACTGCAATCGAGTACCGGCGCGATGATGGAGCGCATTTCCTCGGGCGAAAACCTGATCGGCTACAACATTCTCGGCTCGTACGCGCTCACCAAGGCGAAGAAAGACCCGTCGATCGGCTACGTCTATCCGAAGGACTACACGCTGGTGGTGAGCCGCCTCGTGACGATTTCAAAGAAGGCGCAAAGCCCCAACGCCGCGAAGCTGTGGGTCGACTACCTGCTGTCGCAACGCGGTCAGACCTTGCTCGCGAACCAGGCGAGCCTGTTCTCGATCCGCTCGGACGTCGACGGCGAAACGTCGATGGCGGGCCTCTCGAAACAACTCGGCGACTCGCTCAAGCCGATCCCGATCGGCGCCGGCCTGCTGGTCTATCTCGACCAGTCCAAGCGGCTCGAATTCCTCAAGCAATGGCAACAGTCGATCAAGCGCTAA
- a CDS encoding response regulator: MDFPGILFMRVLLVEDNPILSRSLTDALTGAKLTVDCMHDGESADHVLRTQDYALVILDIGLPKLDGLEVLRRLRARRNAVPVLMLTAHGSVEERVRGLDLGADDYLAKPFALTELEARARALLRRSHGQEPLHAQCGTLLYDSVDRGFTLDGEPLALTPRERSVLEVLILRNGRAINKDTLSEKIFGLDESVNADAIEIYVHRLRKKLERSSVGIVTLRGLGYLLEAKGA, encoded by the coding sequence ATGGATTTCCCTGGGATTCTGTTTATGCGTGTGCTGCTCGTCGAAGACAATCCGATCCTTTCCCGCTCGCTAACCGACGCGCTGACCGGTGCGAAACTCACTGTCGATTGCATGCACGACGGCGAATCCGCCGACCATGTTTTGCGCACGCAAGACTACGCGCTGGTGATTCTCGACATCGGCTTGCCGAAGCTCGACGGCCTCGAAGTCCTGCGCCGCTTGCGTGCACGCCGCAACGCGGTGCCGGTGTTGATGCTGACCGCGCATGGGTCGGTGGAGGAGCGCGTGCGCGGCCTCGATCTCGGCGCCGACGACTACCTCGCCAAGCCCTTTGCCCTTACCGAACTCGAGGCGCGTGCGCGGGCGCTGCTGCGCCGCAGTCACGGTCAGGAACCGTTGCACGCGCAATGCGGCACGCTGCTCTACGACAGCGTCGATCGCGGCTTCACGCTCGACGGCGAGCCGCTCGCATTGACACCGCGCGAACGGTCGGTGCTCGAGGTGCTGATCCTGCGCAACGGCCGCGCGATCAACAAGGACACGCTCTCGGAAAAAATCTTCGGGCTCGATGAATCGGTGAATGCCGATGCCATCGAAATCTACGTGCATCGGCTGCGCAAGAAGCTCGAACGCAGTTCGGTCGGTATCGTGACGCTGCGCGGACTTGGCTATCTGCTGGAAGCGAAGGGCGCATGA
- a CDS encoding sensor histidine kinase, with protein MTRPNLRVRVALWLLLPLLALLAFDAWLTYQRAMNAAHAAFDRTLEFSLRSIRDGIRLRDAQIEVDLPYLALEMFESNGGGNIYYQIREEGGRVVTGYPDLPSGTKALAEPYSVQFYDDVFRGRPLRIAMLRLPVHDVPSAQTRVVLVRVGETIEQRQALAREILTGSLQQEFLLVVLALGIVWLGVARGLRPLNRLSAKVAARAEDDPTPLDTVGLPSEVAPLVDSINQYIGRTQLMQLSRRRFFNDAAHQLKTPLAVIQAESELALRDIDGGDGTSNGDRREGVHLRRLNRAVQQAVRIVQQLLSLSRLDADSGYTVRHAAVPLHKVARSVTLDWSPVARSRGIDLGFEQDVRIDVMGQTDLLAELVGNLIDNAIRYAGDGSVITVCVACEGGQPLLQVTDNGPGIAVGERDAVFERFYRSEATQAVEGSGLGLSIVREIARVHGALIALSDAPGGGLVVSVLFPTFRFA; from the coding sequence ATGACGCGGCCGAATCTGCGCGTACGGGTCGCGCTGTGGTTGTTGCTGCCGCTGCTCGCGTTGCTCGCCTTCGATGCATGGCTCACGTATCAACGCGCGATGAACGCGGCGCACGCGGCCTTCGATCGCACGTTGGAGTTTTCGCTGCGCTCGATACGCGACGGCATCCGCTTGCGCGACGCGCAGATCGAAGTCGATCTGCCGTATCTCGCGCTGGAGATGTTCGAATCGAACGGGGGCGGCAACATCTACTACCAGATTCGCGAGGAGGGCGGCCGGGTGGTGACCGGCTATCCGGATCTGCCGTCAGGCACGAAGGCGCTTGCCGAGCCCTACAGCGTGCAGTTTTATGACGACGTGTTTCGCGGAAGGCCGCTGCGCATCGCCATGCTGCGCTTGCCGGTCCACGATGTGCCGTCGGCGCAGACGCGCGTGGTGCTGGTGCGGGTCGGCGAAACGATCGAGCAGCGCCAGGCGTTGGCGCGCGAGATCCTGACCGGCTCGCTGCAGCAGGAATTCCTGCTGGTGGTGCTCGCGCTCGGCATCGTGTGGCTCGGGGTAGCGCGCGGCTTGCGGCCGCTGAACCGGCTGTCGGCGAAAGTTGCGGCGCGTGCCGAAGACGATCCGACGCCGCTCGACACGGTCGGTCTGCCGAGCGAGGTCGCACCGCTGGTCGATTCGATCAATCAGTACATTGGCCGCACGCAGTTGATGCAGTTGTCGCGCCGGCGATTTTTCAACGACGCGGCGCATCAGTTGAAGACACCGCTTGCGGTCATTCAGGCGGAGTCGGAGCTGGCATTGCGCGATATCGACGGTGGTGACGGGACCTCGAACGGCGATCGCCGCGAAGGGGTGCATTTGCGGAGGCTGAATCGCGCGGTGCAGCAGGCGGTGCGCATCGTGCAGCAATTGCTGTCGCTCTCGCGGCTCGATGCGGACAGCGGTTATACGGTCAGGCACGCCGCTGTCCCGCTGCATAAAGTGGCGCGCAGCGTGACGCTCGACTGGTCGCCGGTGGCGCGCTCGCGTGGCATCGATCTCGGCTTCGAACAGGACGTGCGTATCGACGTGATGGGGCAGACCGACCTGCTGGCGGAACTGGTCGGCAATCTGATTGACAACGCGATTCGTTATGCGGGCGATGGATCGGTGATCACCGTGTGCGTGGCATGTGAAGGCGGGCAACCGTTGCTGCAGGTGACCGATAACGGGCCGGGGATCGCCGTGGGTGAGCGCGATGCGGTGTTTGAGCGCTTCTATCGTAGCGAGGCGACTCAGGCTGTGGAGGGCAGCGGACTGGGTTTGTCGATCGTGCGGGAAATCGCGCGCGTGCATGGCGCGCTGATTGCGTTGAGCGATGCGCCCGGGGGCGGACTTGTGGTCAGCGTGCTGTTTCCGACGTTCAGGTTCGCGTGA
- a CDS encoding CmpA/NrtA family ABC transporter substrate-binding protein, which translates to MNPSAPLTSSSTPAPAPLEKTHLRLGFVALSDVAPLVAAKLLEFGHAHGLTLELCRQPSWAAVRDKLLSGDLDAAHVLYGLVYGVQLGLGGPQTDMAVLMVLNRNGQAITLSNRLADALAEHGTLPKALATLDRKPVFAQTFPTGTHAMWLYYWLASQGVHPLRDIESVAIPPPQMVAALAEERLDGFCVGEPWNAMAEAEGVGRTVAYTSEVWPDHPEKVLACRRDFVQANPNAAQALVRTMLEACRWLDGAGHREEIARWLARPEFIGIDEALIAARLGNEIAASAPRGLPMRFFDNGTVNYPRAADGAWFLTQFERWGMIDARADYAEIAAHINQTQLYREAAARVGIAVPGDEGSQALIDGKVWGSDTVSNAYAQRFPIRA; encoded by the coding sequence ATGAACCCTTCCGCCCCGCTCACCTCTTCGTCCACGCCCGCGCCCGCGCCGCTCGAGAAAACTCATCTGAGACTCGGTTTCGTGGCGCTGTCCGATGTCGCGCCGCTCGTTGCCGCGAAGCTGCTCGAATTCGGCCACGCGCATGGTTTGACGCTGGAACTGTGCCGGCAGCCGTCATGGGCCGCCGTGCGCGACAAGCTCCTGTCAGGCGATCTCGATGCGGCGCATGTGCTCTACGGTCTCGTCTACGGCGTGCAGCTGGGCCTCGGCGGTCCGCAAACGGATATGGCCGTGCTGATGGTGCTCAATCGCAACGGCCAGGCGATCACGCTGTCGAACCGTCTCGCCGATGCCTTGGCCGAACACGGCACGCTGCCCAAGGCTCTGGCCACGCTCGACCGCAAGCCGGTGTTCGCGCAGACTTTCCCTACCGGCACGCACGCGATGTGGCTGTACTACTGGCTCGCGTCGCAAGGCGTGCATCCGTTGCGCGATATCGAAAGCGTCGCGATTCCGCCGCCGCAAATGGTCGCCGCGCTCGCGGAAGAGCGGCTCGATGGCTTCTGTGTCGGCGAGCCGTGGAATGCAATGGCCGAAGCAGAAGGTGTGGGCCGCACGGTCGCTTATACGAGCGAGGTGTGGCCCGATCATCCGGAGAAGGTGCTGGCATGCCGGCGCGATTTCGTTCAGGCCAATCCGAATGCGGCGCAGGCGCTGGTGCGCACGATGCTCGAAGCATGCCGATGGCTCGACGGCGCGGGGCACCGCGAGGAGATTGCGCGCTGGCTCGCACGACCCGAATTCATCGGCATCGATGAAGCGTTGATTGCCGCGCGGCTCGGCAACGAGATCGCGGCCTCGGCGCCGCGCGGCCTGCCCATGCGCTTCTTCGACAACGGCACGGTGAACTACCCGCGCGCCGCCGACGGCGCCTGGTTCCTCACGCAGTTCGAACGCTGGGGCATGATCGACGCACGCGCGGACTACGCGGAGATCGCGGCGCATATCAATCAGACTCAGTTGTATCGTGAAGCGGCCGCACGCGTGGGCATCGCGGTGCCGGGCGACGAGGGTTCTCAAGCGCTGATCGACGGCAAGGTGTGGGGTAGCGACACGGTATCCAACGCTTACGCGCAGCGTTTCCCTATCCGCGCATAA
- a CDS encoding ANTAR domain-containing response regulator, which produces MLRVLLVTDTDKPIGDLRDALARLGYEMLASTATPQALHRVVQSERPDVIIIDTESPSRDTLEQLAVMNATAPRPVLMFSHDANQQLIRDAVGAGVTAYLVEGLATERLAPILEVALARFAQESELRERLAQVENELAERKLIDRAKRILMDQQKITEHAAYATLRKRAMNQGVKLAEVARAVVAAADSLK; this is translated from the coding sequence ATGCTGCGTGTTCTCCTCGTCACCGATACCGATAAGCCCATTGGCGATCTGCGCGACGCCCTCGCACGACTCGGCTACGAGATGCTGGCCAGCACAGCAACGCCGCAAGCGCTGCATCGTGTGGTTCAGAGCGAACGGCCGGACGTCATCATCATCGATACGGAATCGCCGTCGCGCGACACGCTCGAACAACTTGCCGTGATGAACGCCACCGCGCCGCGCCCGGTGCTCATGTTCAGTCACGACGCCAACCAGCAATTGATCCGCGACGCGGTGGGCGCGGGCGTCACCGCCTACCTCGTCGAAGGTCTCGCCACGGAACGGCTCGCGCCGATTCTCGAAGTCGCGCTCGCGCGGTTTGCACAGGAGTCTGAATTGCGCGAACGCCTCGCGCAAGTCGAAAACGAACTCGCCGAACGCAAGCTGATCGACCGCGCCAAACGCATCCTGATGGATCAGCAGAAAATCACCGAACATGCCGCATACGCCACGCTGCGCAAACGCGCGATGAACCAGGGCGTCAAACTCGCCGAAGTCGCGCGCGCCGTGGTCGCAGCCGCAGACTCGCTCAAATGA
- a CDS encoding tetratricopeptide repeat protein yields MNHDDADVAALVARANAHFSARRMTEAMIAYRQVLAVRPRDAHALHRLGLICVHTNEIDRARDYVEQALHAAPERAELWEHAGLLAALKRDPASAEAFYRRALHLTGDTASLRRNLADCLRSTGRLDEAILHYRTSLEIDPRLHHAARALARIAAQIGRIDEAANYWLRAWALDAASLQDALELVAALAIASRSRELNEVLDQIRVRFANDAEALKSLAFVLNTNGRFDDALSVARQGLSIDPHHPLLHHNAARALSIQGKLAESRPHSMEAARLLPDNPYLQFQLAGVLLGLGEFAEGWKRYRWFYALPGKAEEQCRPAFPEWNGESVAGCRFLLVGEQGHGDEIQCLRFATWLHRQGAAVDVRVSQPIAELATGMEGVQSVFTTPPSGPYDYWCHMLRMPEHMKLDLSMLPVAMPYLAATPQKVRHWRDQIETRSRGKTQGKTKRIGIVWAGSPRHALDRFRSVRIDALKPLFALAGTSWYSVQKGPRENESRDLARDYRLHTLGPAIDDFTDTLAILQTLDLLVTVDTSAAHLAGAAGLPVWVLLPAYAEWRWLTGRTDSPWYPSMRLFRQRELGEWDPVVEEVWTALQLWRDAPAANLQT; encoded by the coding sequence ATGAATCACGATGACGCTGACGTGGCCGCTCTCGTCGCGCGTGCAAATGCGCATTTTTCCGCGCGTCGAATGACGGAGGCGATGATCGCTTATCGGCAGGTGCTAGCCGTGCGCCCACGCGACGCTCACGCGTTGCACCGTCTGGGACTCATCTGTGTTCACACGAACGAAATAGATCGGGCGCGCGACTACGTGGAGCAGGCACTGCACGCCGCTCCCGAGCGGGCCGAGTTGTGGGAGCACGCCGGGCTACTGGCCGCATTGAAGCGCGACCCTGCATCGGCTGAAGCGTTCTATCGCCGCGCGCTGCATTTGACCGGCGACACCGCGAGTCTTCGCAGGAACCTGGCCGACTGTCTGCGCTCGACCGGCCGCCTCGATGAGGCAATCCTCCACTATCGGACATCCCTTGAAATCGACCCGCGGCTGCATCATGCGGCTCGCGCCCTGGCCCGGATCGCTGCGCAAATCGGGCGGATCGACGAGGCCGCGAACTACTGGCTCCGGGCGTGGGCACTCGATGCCGCCAGCCTGCAAGACGCGCTGGAGCTGGTCGCGGCTCTGGCAATCGCCAGCCGTAGTCGCGAACTCAATGAAGTGCTCGACCAGATCAGAGTCCGCTTTGCCAACGACGCCGAAGCACTCAAGTCACTCGCTTTCGTATTGAACACCAACGGCCGTTTCGACGATGCGCTCAGTGTCGCGAGGCAAGGTCTTTCAATCGATCCACACCACCCGCTCCTGCATCACAACGCGGCTCGCGCACTCAGCATACAAGGCAAGCTCGCGGAAAGCCGGCCGCACAGCATGGAAGCGGCACGCCTCCTGCCGGACAATCCATACCTGCAATTTCAGCTTGCGGGCGTGCTGCTTGGGCTAGGCGAATTTGCAGAAGGCTGGAAGCGGTACCGATGGTTCTACGCCCTACCCGGCAAAGCGGAAGAACAGTGTCGACCGGCCTTCCCTGAGTGGAACGGCGAATCTGTTGCCGGGTGCCGGTTCCTGCTGGTCGGCGAGCAGGGACACGGCGATGAAATCCAGTGCCTCAGATTCGCAACGTGGTTGCATCGGCAGGGAGCAGCGGTTGATGTGCGGGTTAGCCAGCCAATTGCGGAACTCGCTACCGGTATGGAAGGCGTGCAGTCGGTATTTACCACGCCACCATCCGGTCCTTACGACTACTGGTGCCATATGTTAAGGATGCCGGAGCATATGAAACTCGATCTATCCATGCTCCCTGTTGCGATGCCGTACCTCGCGGCCACGCCGCAAAAGGTGCGGCACTGGCGAGATCAGATCGAAACCCGCTCGCGAGGCAAAACGCAGGGAAAAACCAAACGCATCGGTATCGTCTGGGCAGGCAGCCCTCGTCACGCGCTCGACCGTTTCCGTTCAGTTCGGATCGATGCGTTAAAACCCCTGTTCGCACTTGCGGGAACAAGCTGGTATTCGGTACAGAAAGGCCCCCGCGAGAACGAGAGCAGAGACCTCGCACGTGACTACCGCTTGCACACGCTGGGACCCGCAATCGACGACTTTACCGACACGCTGGCGATCCTGCAGACACTCGATCTTCTGGTTACCGTCGACACGTCGGCCGCCCATCTTGCCGGTGCGGCGGGGCTTCCCGTTTGGGTGCTCTTGCCCGCCTATGCCGAGTGGCGATGGTTGACCGGCAGAACCGATAGCCCATGGTATCCGTCGATGCGCCTGTTCCGGCAGCGGGAACTGGGCGAGTGGGACCCCGTTGTCGAAGAAGTGTGGACTGCGCTGCAACTGTGGCGCGACGCCCCGGCAGCCAACCTTCAGACCTGA
- a CDS encoding S8 family serine peptidase produces the protein MRAIASDPNVEYIEADTEMSTTMVPNDPEYSRQWGLTSNQKPGITTAGIRAESAWDMANGAGAVIAVVDNGVTSHSDLNANVLPGYDFTANNRGGNGTNPGVTTENCSVQWHGTHVAGIAAALTNNGSGIAGVAPAAKVVPVRVMNACGIGFTSDITDGIVWAAGGSVAGVPGNAYPAKVINVSLGGSGACGTTFQNAIDYATSRGAVVVAAAGNNSSSATNFSPANCRNAISVGAINRPGLRYVVSNFGPAVDLAAPGDSIWSTYNNGNAAPGTEGYGYSSGTSMAAPMVSGVAALVQSVAPAPLTPVEIRTLLTQSVQPFPTGKPDQPIGAGILDAAATVMAARSGKIPAAADFTCSQSRVIMQVTCKDLSTARGAPIKSWIWNFGMGGPDMVRTQSVTPYANYDYPGTYEITFTVTDSTGAASTLTRPFQVLPPNVTDLSVNIPLKLSASVDEMLHYGLVVPAGVKSLTFTLTPGTSSQTAGLYIRAGTPSFLHPDCQSAMVRGGAATCTISNPAPGTYYAIVSASTQLSGVSLLATNTQ, from the coding sequence ATGCGCGCCATTGCCTCGGACCCAAACGTCGAATACATCGAAGCCGATACGGAAATGTCCACGACGATGGTTCCGAACGATCCGGAATACAGCAGGCAATGGGGTTTGACTTCCAACCAGAAACCCGGCATCACGACAGCGGGCATACGGGCAGAGAGCGCATGGGATATGGCAAACGGCGCGGGCGCCGTGATCGCGGTGGTGGACAACGGCGTCACCAGTCACAGCGATCTGAACGCCAACGTCCTGCCCGGTTACGACTTCACCGCGAACAACCGCGGCGGCAACGGCACCAACCCCGGCGTCACGACGGAAAATTGTTCGGTCCAGTGGCATGGCACGCACGTGGCGGGCATCGCCGCTGCGCTGACCAACAACGGCAGCGGCATAGCCGGCGTTGCACCCGCGGCGAAGGTCGTCCCGGTCCGGGTCATGAATGCGTGCGGAATTGGTTTTACCTCTGACATCACTGACGGCATTGTGTGGGCAGCCGGTGGGAGTGTCGCGGGAGTCCCTGGCAACGCTTACCCGGCGAAGGTGATCAATGTGAGTCTTGGCGGCAGCGGCGCCTGCGGCACGACGTTTCAGAACGCCATCGACTACGCCACCAGTCGAGGCGCGGTAGTCGTCGCGGCAGCCGGCAATAATAGTTCTAGCGCGACGAATTTCTCGCCCGCGAACTGTCGGAACGCGATCAGTGTCGGTGCGATTAACCGGCCGGGCTTGAGGTACGTCGTGTCGAACTTCGGGCCGGCCGTGGATCTTGCTGCGCCTGGCGACTCGATCTGGTCGACGTATAACAACGGAAACGCCGCCCCAGGCACTGAAGGGTATGGATACAGTTCCGGCACGTCGATGGCGGCGCCGATGGTCAGCGGCGTTGCGGCACTTGTCCAGTCCGTCGCGCCTGCACCCTTGACGCCGGTGGAAATACGAACCCTGCTCACACAGAGCGTGCAACCGTTTCCCACGGGCAAGCCGGATCAGCCGATCGGAGCGGGCATTCTGGATGCGGCCGCAACCGTCATGGCCGCCAGGTCCGGGAAAATTCCAGCGGCAGCGGACTTCACATGCTCGCAATCGCGCGTGATCATGCAGGTGACGTGTAAAGACCTGTCCACTGCCAGAGGCGCACCGATCAAGTCATGGATCTGGAATTTCGGCATGGGTGGTCCCGATATGGTACGCACCCAATCGGTCACGCCGTATGCGAACTATGACTATCCTGGCACTTACGAAATCACGTTCACCGTGACGGATAGCACCGGAGCGGCAAGTACGCTGACGCGTCCGTTCCAGGTGCTGCCGCCGAATGTCACGGACCTGAGCGTGAATATCCCGCTGAAGCTCTCGGCCAGCGTCGACGAAATGCTGCACTATGGCCTGGTCGTACCCGCGGGCGTCAAGAGCCTGACCTTTACGCTGACGCCAGGGACATCCAGCCAAACCGCCGGTCTGTACATACGGGCGGGCACGCCCTCCTTCCTCCACCCGGACTGCCAGTCAGCCATGGTGAGAGGCGGCGCGGCCACCTGCACGATCTCCAATCCGGCGCCTGGCACCTACTACGCTATTGTCAGCGCCAGCACACAGTTGAGCGGCGTTTCTCTCCTCGCGACCAACACGCAATAA
- a CDS encoding cyanate transporter: protein MNSHSSASSPQTHANDASQALTWRDTLWLCAIVLIGVNLRPLLTSISPLMTTIRDATGLSFYGASLLTSLPVVAMGIGAFGADALNRSIGETRGVALGLLAIALACGTRWTATGGAVLLATAALAGAGVAAIQALLPAVMKQRFPAHVPLAMGVFSASIMGGGGLGARLSPWVSAATGSWHAGLAVWATPAVAALLCWLGLNRRSSHGAEAQSAPADAMSRPLWRKRRAWTLGLYFGIVNGGYTTLIAWLPAFYQQRGVSVADSGSLLAGMTVFQAASALLLPLAAAAFRDRRPWLVIGLSAQFAGLLGLILWPDAAPLVWVGVAGAGLGGTFSLTLVTAMDHSADHRVAGKLVAFTQGVGFIVAAVTPVLAAIVRGWSGGFWAVWVMLAVSAALMIAVSGLFSPRSYGRWY from the coding sequence GTGAATTCGCACTCCAGCGCCAGCTCGCCCCAAACCCATGCCAACGACGCATCCCAAGCGCTCACGTGGCGGGACACGTTATGGTTGTGCGCGATCGTCTTGATCGGCGTCAATCTGCGTCCGTTGCTGACGTCGATCAGCCCGTTGATGACGACGATCCGCGACGCAACGGGGTTGAGCTTTTACGGCGCGTCGTTGCTGACCAGCCTGCCGGTCGTCGCGATGGGCATCGGCGCATTCGGCGCCGATGCGCTAAACCGCTCGATCGGTGAAACGCGCGGCGTTGCGCTCGGTTTGCTGGCCATCGCGCTTGCCTGCGGCACACGCTGGACGGCCACCGGCGGCGCCGTGCTCCTTGCAACGGCGGCACTCGCGGGCGCCGGTGTCGCCGCGATCCAGGCGCTGCTGCCCGCCGTCATGAAGCAGCGCTTCCCGGCGCACGTGCCGCTGGCGATGGGCGTTTTTTCGGCATCGATCATGGGCGGCGGCGGCCTCGGGGCGCGCTTGAGTCCGTGGGTGAGCGCCGCCACGGGATCGTGGCATGCGGGGCTTGCTGTCTGGGCTACTCCCGCTGTCGCCGCGTTGCTGTGCTGGCTGGGGTTGAACCGCCGGTCGTCGCATGGCGCCGAGGCGCAGTCCGCTCCGGCAGACGCGATGTCTCGCCCGCTGTGGCGCAAGCGGCGCGCGTGGACGCTTGGGTTGTACTTCGGCATCGTCAACGGCGGATATACGACGCTCATCGCGTGGTTGCCGGCGTTCTACCAGCAGCGTGGCGTGAGTGTCGCGGATAGCGGTTCGCTGCTTGCCGGCATGACGGTGTTTCAGGCTGCGTCGGCTTTGTTGCTTCCGCTGGCCGCAGCGGCGTTCCGGGATCGACGGCCGTGGCTGGTTATAGGGTTGTCGGCTCAATTCGCCGGGTTGCTCGGGTTGATCCTGTGGCCCGATGCGGCGCCGCTGGTCTGGGTCGGCGTTGCCGGCGCGGGACTTGGCGGGACGTTCTCGCTGACGCTCGTCACGGCCATGGATCATTCGGCCGATCATCGCGTCGCGGGCAAACTGGTCGCGTTTACTCAGGGCGTCGGATTTATTGTGGCCGCCGTCACGCCCGTTCTGGCAGCGATCGTTCGGGGCTGGAGCGGCGGGTTCTGGGCCGTCTGGGTCATGCTGGCGGTCAGCGCGGCTCTCATGATTGCCGTCAGCGGTTTGTTTTCGCCCCGGAGCTACGGGAGATGGTATTGA
- a CDS encoding GntR family transcriptional regulator, with product MASRSSRSSHTPSTGADLSVRSASGDDAISVDERIYASITAALLQGRLRPGAQLVERDLAAAFGCTRGALRKVLARLGFEGKLVLAANRGAFVPSPSEEDIRQVYRARQIVEAGIVAALCGSLSAAHKRRLRAHVRSEEKASRAGAVEESVRLAGQFHVLLTELAGGTELLGLVGQLVAKTELYKALFDPSKGSTCSADEHMEIIEALDAGDLHAALAAMREHLSELEERVVEQVRKSAAGESLGAVFGG from the coding sequence ATGGCCTCCCGCTCCTCGCGTTCCTCGCATACGCCGTCCACCGGCGCCGACTTGTCCGTCCGCAGCGCGTCCGGCGACGACGCGATCAGCGTCGACGAGCGTATTTACGCGTCGATCACCGCGGCGTTATTGCAAGGCCGCTTGCGCCCGGGCGCGCAACTGGTCGAGCGCGATCTCGCTGCCGCGTTCGGTTGCACGCGCGGCGCGTTGCGCAAGGTGCTCGCGCGGCTTGGCTTCGAGGGCAAGCTGGTGCTCGCGGCGAATCGCGGCGCGTTTGTGCCGTCGCCATCGGAAGAGGACATTCGTCAGGTGTATCGCGCCCGGCAGATTGTCGAGGCGGGCATCGTCGCGGCTTTATGCGGGAGTTTGAGTGCGGCTCACAAGCGACGCCTGCGCGCTCACGTGCGCAGCGAAGAGAAGGCCTCACGCGCCGGCGCGGTCGAGGAATCCGTGCGGCTTGCGGGTCAGTTTCACGTGTTGTTGACGGAGCTGGCGGGCGGTACGGAATTGCTTGGCCTGGTCGGGCAACTCGTCGCGAAAACGGAGTTGTACAAGGCGTTATTCGACCCGTCGAAGGGTTCGACCTGCTCCGCGGACGAGCACATGGAGATCATCGAGGCGCTCGACGCGGGAGACCTGCATGCGGCCCTCGCGGCAATGCGCGAACACCTGTCGGAGTTGGAGGAGCGGGTCGTCGAGCAGGTGCGCAAAAGCGCCGCCGGAGAGA